A DNA window from Bacteroidota bacterium contains the following coding sequences:
- a CDS encoding HAMP domain-containing protein produces the protein MKISGIWPFLLFLFCARILLFYLGLPNSYLNTEVFSPRILAVGTYSPSLGDLLINVAILVLAVWLLVKHYRRRISLLYKKALRNGIIAWALQCGILTICVLLTRAFLTFVQNVIEHSVINFEFENVFELETYSYLAFAMIGAVLVAWLLILLELMRFSFHFFKGKGSAGKMLLSLAWMLALIYFLVGLDFAYLVALPLVVGLCLLIFARTRRSLVFKLDLPNFLLVIFMFSLLAMVGIVKGNDSRANFQMQLLADQQSDDHDLITEFVFDRVVEEVEAEAFLLDYTEVKGLARRLKEQFFESSFKGYEVRIFIYDKDTVLLDKTGDYRPYLFPNSDPSLQQMGASTMTDGLYLVKYYKGLFENLYIGQFQLLLRSLGSMTVWVELQPTEISPNRLYPQLLLDDHVRNRALIANDFDYAVYKEGKLFRKHSDDPFPIFYKGPSVVSGGNITLQREGRYQHLYDQVGNGKVVDVRRPVLGAFDAVNVFSYIFYFFILASIALMLPVWLIRMVRGRVKIRNLSLKARIQAFFLILSVLPLFIVVFFLSPYIKEHIFKDIRRELQVQTQQIASYIREDYLKLRRRSTSYSAIHGGLRQNLSETLEERLSSVEKAFGNDINIYYSNGKLHRTTQPSIFELGLTSNYMNPEVYRAIRNGSISDIVIEDNIGNVNYFSGFYPIMSDERKIVGFLNIPYYKNQEKVNEQSLRLLTLLVNIYVFIFLAIGIVAVVISNSIVRPLGLLSQKLHDTNLGRLNEPIQWDSSDEIGEIIQAYNEMLKKLADSEELLSRSQREMAWQEMARQVAHEIKNPLTPMRLSVQHLVRTWASDKPANEKLNTLFEKVTRTILVQVESLVNIANSFSQFANMPEPVKSKFPLQAVIQEVVDLYANEGDVQLELDMPVEEFYVHSDRDQLSRVFNNLIKNGKQAIEHEQGLVLVKMTVEGDLAKVMISDNGKGIPEEIGSRIFEPRFSTKSSGMGLGLAIVKKIVEGAEGRIYFESEVGKGTRFFVELPRG, from the coding sequence TTGAAAATCAGTGGAATATGGCCGTTTCTTTTGTTCCTTTTTTGTGCACGCATTCTGCTTTTTTATCTCGGGCTCCCGAATTCCTACCTCAATACCGAGGTGTTTTCGCCCAGAATTCTCGCCGTCGGCACCTATTCCCCTTCGTTGGGAGACCTTCTTATCAATGTGGCCATCTTGGTGTTGGCGGTTTGGTTGCTCGTCAAACATTACCGTCGACGCATTTCGCTGCTCTACAAAAAAGCACTGCGCAACGGAATCATTGCCTGGGCGCTGCAATGTGGGATATTGACGATCTGCGTGCTGTTGACACGCGCCTTCCTCACCTTTGTCCAAAACGTGATCGAGCATTCGGTCATCAACTTTGAGTTTGAGAATGTATTTGAGCTGGAAACGTATTCCTACCTCGCATTTGCGATGATTGGGGCCGTTTTGGTGGCTTGGCTGCTGATCTTGCTCGAACTCATGCGTTTCAGTTTTCATTTTTTCAAGGGCAAGGGTAGTGCAGGCAAGATGTTGCTGTCCCTGGCTTGGATGCTGGCGCTCATCTATTTCTTGGTTGGGCTTGACTTCGCTTATCTGGTAGCCTTGCCATTGGTCGTGGGACTTTGCCTGTTGATTTTCGCGCGAACACGGCGGAGCTTGGTGTTCAAGCTTGATCTTCCCAATTTCCTGCTCGTCATTTTCATGTTTAGCCTGCTCGCGATGGTGGGGATTGTCAAAGGCAATGACAGTCGCGCAAATTTCCAGATGCAATTGCTTGCAGATCAGCAGAGTGACGACCACGACCTCATCACGGAGTTTGTCTTTGACCGCGTCGTCGAAGAGGTCGAAGCCGAGGCTTTTTTGTTGGATTATACCGAGGTCAAAGGCTTGGCGCGGCGGTTGAAGGAGCAATTCTTCGAATCCAGCTTCAAGGGGTATGAGGTGCGCATTTTCATCTACGACAAGGATACCGTTTTGCTCGACAAGACGGGCGATTACCGGCCTTACTTATTCCCCAATTCGGATCCGAGCTTGCAACAAATGGGCGCAAGCACCATGACCGACGGGCTGTACCTCGTCAAATATTACAAAGGCCTGTTTGAGAATCTCTACATCGGCCAATTTCAATTGCTGCTGCGCAGCTTGGGTAGCATGACCGTTTGGGTCGAATTGCAGCCTACCGAGATTTCACCCAACCGGCTGTATCCGCAGCTGTTGTTGGATGATCATGTGCGAAATAGGGCCTTGATTGCCAACGACTTCGACTATGCTGTGTACAAGGAGGGGAAACTCTTCCGCAAGCATTCCGATGATCCATTTCCGATCTTTTACAAAGGCCCGTCGGTCGTTTCGGGTGGCAATATCACCTTGCAGCGGGAGGGACGTTACCAACATCTCTATGACCAGGTAGGGAATGGGAAAGTTGTCGACGTCAGACGTCCGGTTTTAGGTGCATTTGATGCCGTCAACGTATTTTCCTACATATTTTACTTCTTTATCCTGGCTTCGATTGCGCTGATGCTGCCGGTTTGGCTCATTCGCATGGTCCGAGGACGGGTTAAGATTCGAAATCTGAGTTTGAAGGCAAGGATTCAGGCATTTTTTCTGATTCTGTCGGTGCTTCCGCTGTTTATCGTGGTGTTTTTTCTCTCGCCTTATATCAAGGAGCATATTTTCAAGGACATTCGACGGGAATTGCAGGTACAAACCCAGCAAATTGCTTCCTATATCCGTGAAGATTATTTGAAATTGCGTCGCAGGTCCACTTCCTACTCCGCTATTCATGGTGGATTGCGCCAAAATCTGAGTGAAACCTTGGAGGAACGGCTCAGTTCGGTCGAAAAAGCATTCGGAAACGACATCAACATCTATTACAGCAATGGAAAGCTGCACCGCACGACGCAGCCCAGTATTTTTGAATTGGGTTTGACGAGCAATTATATGAACCCGGAGGTCTATCGTGCGATTCGCAATGGCAGCATCAGCGACATCGTGATCGAAGACAATATTGGAAATGTCAACTATTTCAGCGGTTTTTATCCGATCATGAGCGATGAACGGAAAATCGTCGGTTTCTTGAACATTCCCTATTACAAAAATCAGGAGAAGGTCAATGAGCAGAGCCTCAGGTTGTTGACGCTGTTGGTCAATATCTATGTTTTTATCTTCCTTGCCATTGGAATCGTTGCCGTCGTGATTTCCAATTCCATTGTGCGACCCTTGGGTTTGCTCAGCCAAAAGCTGCATGACACCAACCTCGGCCGTCTCAACGAACCCATTCAATGGGACAGCAGCGACGAGATCGGCGAAATTATTCAGGCCTACAATGAAATGCTCAAAAAGCTCGCGGATTCCGAAGAACTGCTTTCGCGTAGCCAAAGGGAAATGGCTTGGCAAGAAATGGCCCGCCAAGTCGCCCACGAAATCAAAAATCCGCTGACGCCCATGCGTTTGAGTGTGCAGCATCTCGTGCGCACATGGGCAAGCGACAAACCCGCCAACGAGAAACTGAACACACTTTTTGAAAAAGTCACGCGTACCATTCTTGTGCAGGTGGAGTCATTGGTCAATATCGCCAATTCCTTCAGCCAATTTGCGAACATGCCTGAACCGGTAAAAAGCAAGTTTCCCCTGCAGGCAGTCATTCAAGAAGTGGTGGACCTTTATGCAAATGAAGGGGATGTGCAATTGGAATTGGATATGCCCGTCGAGGAATTCTATGTACATTCAGACCGTGACCAGCTCTCACGCGTGTTCAACAACCTGATTAAAAACGGGAAACAGGCGATTGAACATGAACAGGGCTTGGTTTTGGTGAAAATGACCGTGGAAGGCGATCTTGCGAAAGTGATGATTTCCGACAACGGAAAGGGTATCCCCGAGGAGATCGGCAGCCGTATCTTTGAACCAAGGTTCTCGACAAAGTCGTCGGGCATGGGCCTCGGATTGGCAATTGTAAAGAAGATCGTCGAAGGCGCTGAAGGCAGGATTTATTTTGAAAGTGAAGTCGGAAAAGGAACAAGGTTTTTTGTGGAACTGCCGAGGGGCTAA
- a CDS encoding undecaprenyl/decaprenyl-phosphate alpha-N-acetylglucosaminyl 1-phosphate transferase produces the protein MYKYSRNIGAQYKDENIVRWAATTKPTVGGFSFFFTYVLAGLVFWFTQEHGDGVAVEFWVTMAVVTLGFFVGLHDDVFETKPLIKFLGQVGCALILIVFDLGINLFDFWPVDHFLTIFWVVGIMNSINLLDNMDGITGTISLTIVMATVLRILLLDGDSVMNPYLFTLLASSGAFVGFLILNVKPSKIYMGDTGSQFLGALLAVIGIKFFWNFEVDGKSVYWPTRAIVPVMLFLVPIMDTTFVTFARIMRGQSPFVGGKDHLTHHMTYLGVADKFVPFVLGLVSLVSGLLAVFGLRYLLTWSVVQTAIFVGYIIVVFAIFFRLYKKGERIGLAKQRFARTFDRAFKERQDRELEPEEAQQHS, from the coding sequence ATGTACAAGTACTCGCGCAACATTGGCGCACAGTACAAAGACGAAAACATAGTCAGATGGGCGGCCACCACCAAGCCAACGGTGGGTGGTTTTTCATTCTTCTTTACTTATGTACTTGCAGGGTTGGTCTTTTGGTTTACGCAGGAGCATGGTGACGGGGTTGCCGTCGAATTCTGGGTAACCATGGCCGTCGTTACGCTCGGTTTTTTTGTTGGGCTCCACGATGATGTTTTTGAAACCAAACCTTTAATCAAATTTCTCGGGCAAGTAGGTTGTGCCTTGATCTTGATCGTATTCGACTTGGGAATCAATTTGTTTGATTTCTGGCCAGTTGACCATTTCCTTACCATCTTCTGGGTGGTTGGGATCATGAATAGCATCAACCTCCTCGACAATATGGATGGAATCACGGGCACGATATCCCTGACGATCGTGATGGCCACGGTCTTGCGAATCTTGTTGCTCGATGGCGACTCTGTAATGAATCCCTACCTGTTTACATTGTTGGCCTCCAGTGGAGCCTTTGTTGGATTTCTCATTCTCAACGTCAAACCATCCAAAATCTACATGGGTGACACCGGCAGTCAATTCCTCGGAGCCTTGCTTGCCGTGATTGGAATCAAGTTTTTCTGGAACTTCGAGGTTGATGGAAAAAGTGTCTATTGGCCGACACGCGCAATTGTGCCGGTGATGCTCTTCCTTGTTCCCATTATGGACACCACTTTTGTGACCTTTGCACGCATCATGCGTGGACAGTCGCCGTTTGTTGGCGGCAAGGATCATTTGACGCATCACATGACCTATCTTGGTGTGGCAGACAAATTCGTACCCTTCGTACTTGGGTTGGTTTCCTTGGTTTCCGGGCTGCTTGCAGTCTTTGGCCTTCGATATCTTTTGACTTGGTCGGTCGTGCAAACAGCCATTTTTGTCGGTTACATCATTGTGGTTTTTGCCATATTCTTCCGGCTCTATAAAAAAGGGGAGCGAATCGGGCTTGCAAAGCAGCGTTTTGCGCGAACCTTCGACCGTGCATTTAAAGAGAGGCAAGATCGTGAACTAGAGCCTGAGGAGGCTCAGCAGCATTCCTGA
- a CDS encoding glycosyltransferase family 4 protein: MHILYIHQYFCPPGGIGNNRSLELARLWVQAGHKVTVLTSTAYFPAHLKGGDKQQDLEIDGIHVVPLAVPYSHLMRFRERVKAFLQFYRKARQIAKGLPKPDLIYASSTPPTVGELGRKLSRHWEIPFVFETVDVWPDVPIGMGIVKNPVLKWWLNRRVNRIYREASLIVALSDGMKEQILTHGVDPQKVIVSYNGTSLKAFPFQAREAKPNLKIIYTGTVGLANGVEAIVDVCKLLESRGVSEVEFSILGGGNDLARVKAHAANVEVKGLRFLDPVPKEQVADLLATADIGVVTFAPFSVLQANSANKFYDYLASGLPVLLNYQGWQAEYLEQWNCGRASKMGDLHAFADNIEWLLQNPTARSEMGKNARRLAESHFDRKKIAGDLLAGFQRILNSGHSTRAVE, translated from the coding sequence ATGCACATTCTCTACATTCATCAATATTTCTGTCCGCCGGGCGGAATCGGTAACAACCGTTCCTTGGAGTTGGCGCGCCTGTGGGTGCAGGCGGGCCATAAAGTGACCGTTCTGACTTCGACCGCTTATTTTCCTGCGCATCTGAAAGGCGGTGATAAGCAGCAAGATCTTGAGATCGATGGAATCCATGTGGTGCCTTTAGCGGTGCCTTATTCCCATTTGATGCGTTTCAGGGAAAGAGTCAAAGCGTTCCTCCAATTTTACCGCAAGGCGCGGCAAATTGCCAAGGGACTTCCCAAGCCGGATCTGATTTATGCTTCTTCGACGCCGCCGACAGTGGGAGAGTTGGGCCGTAAACTTTCCCGACACTGGGAAATCCCTTTTGTCTTTGAAACGGTGGATGTTTGGCCCGATGTTCCAATCGGAATGGGAATTGTGAAGAATCCAGTCCTGAAGTGGTGGCTGAACCGTCGTGTCAACCGGATTTATCGGGAAGCTTCATTGATCGTGGCCCTTTCTGACGGCATGAAGGAACAAATCTTGACGCATGGTGTCGACCCTCAAAAGGTCATCGTCTCTTACAATGGCACCTCTTTGAAAGCCTTTCCTTTTCAGGCAAGAGAAGCCAAGCCAAACTTGAAGATCATCTATACCGGCACTGTGGGCTTGGCGAATGGCGTGGAGGCCATTGTCGATGTCTGCAAGCTGTTGGAAAGTCGCGGGGTGTCTGAGGTGGAGTTTAGCATCTTGGGAGGCGGAAACGACTTGGCAAGGGTAAAAGCGCATGCGGCCAATGTCGAGGTAAAAGGATTGAGATTCCTGGATCCTGTTCCAAAGGAGCAGGTTGCTGATCTGCTCGCCACTGCGGACATCGGTGTTGTGACCTTTGCTCCGTTTTCTGTGCTGCAGGCAAACAGTGCAAACAAATTCTATGACTACTTGGCGAGCGGTTTGCCTGTGCTGCTCAATTACCAAGGTTGGCAGGCGGAATATTTGGAGCAGTGGAATTGTGGGAGAGCAAGCAAGATGGGTGATTTGCATGCCTTCGCCGACAATATTGAATGGCTACTTCAAAATCCAACCGCAAGAAGCGAGATGGGAAAAAACGCAAGACGACTGGCAGAATCCCATTTTGACCGCAAAAAAATTGCCGGGGATTTGCTGGCAGGGTTTCAACGAATTCTCAATTCGGGGCATTCAACACGTGCTGTTGAATAA